From the Nitrobacter hamburgensis X14 genome, one window contains:
- a CDS encoding cold-shock protein: protein MSTGTVKWFNSQKGFGFIQPDGGGNDVFVHISAVQRAGLNGLGEGQKVSFETKTDKMRGKASAENLSLR from the coding sequence ATGTCTACAGGTACGGTAAAGTGGTTTAACAGCCAAAAGGGTTTTGGATTTATCCAGCCGGATGGTGGCGGCAACGACGTGTTCGTGCACATCAGCGCGGTTCAGCGCGCCGGGCTGAACGGTCTTGGAGAAGGTCAAAAGGTGTCGTTCGAAACCAAGACCGACAAGATGCGTGGAAAGGCGAGCGCAGAAAATCTGTCGCTAAGGTAA
- a CDS encoding heavy metal translocating P-type ATPase, producing MSTAGQAESKNGNDCGCAAEAQPASSARASSGSNCCGGEAATAHAHGAHAHHHEHHHGHAADTNDGKVLDPVCGMTVDPQTSKHRFDHHGTIYHFCSAGCRTKFAAAPQSYLDKPKTSKFKTPPPADVPEGTIYTCPMHPEVRQVGPGPCPICGMALEPELVSLDDKPNPELADMSRRFWIGLILAVPVIALDMGGHIVGTHGWIGQTLSNWIQLAFATPVVIWAGWPFFVRGWQSLMTRNLNMFTLIAMGTGVAYIYSLAATFVPAMFPPAFRGHDGAVAVYFEAAAVITILVLLGQVLELHAREATSGAIKALLDLAPKTARRVDLSGADHDVALDDVAVGDRLRVRPGEKVPVDGVIAEGRSSLDESMVTGESMPVSKEAGASVIAGTINRSGSFVMQAEKVGRDTLLSRIVQMVAQAQRSRAPIQRLADQVAGWFVPAVIAAAVVAFAVWAFVGPEPRLAFGLVAAVSVLIIACPCALGLATPMSIMVGVGRGAQAGVLIRNAEALERMEKVDTLVVDKTGTLTEGRPRLVAIEAAEGFQKDDLLRLAASVERSSEHPLADAIVAAARQRDLPLSAVQEFDAPAGKGVTGKVEGRAVLIGSALFLESRGVAAQAMQDRAEQLRAGGATVINVAVDGRLAGLLAIADPVKPSTPAALKALAGDGIKVIMLTGDNRTTANAVAKQLGIADVEADVLPEQKSAVVARLQNEGHVVAMAGDGINDAPALAFADVGIAMGTGTDIAMESAGVTLLRGDLMGIVRARRLSEATMRNIRQNLFFAFIYNAAGIPIAAGVLYPIFGLLLSPIVAAAAMALSSVSVVGNALRLRAARL from the coding sequence ATGAGCACAGCAGGGCAGGCAGAGTCCAAAAATGGAAACGACTGCGGCTGCGCGGCCGAGGCGCAGCCCGCATCATCCGCCCGCGCATCAAGCGGGTCGAACTGCTGCGGCGGGGAAGCTGCGACCGCCCATGCCCACGGCGCGCACGCACATCATCACGAGCATCACCATGGTCACGCGGCCGACACGAATGATGGAAAGGTTCTCGATCCCGTCTGCGGCATGACCGTCGATCCGCAAACCAGCAAGCATCGCTTCGATCATCACGGCACGATCTATCATTTCTGCTCCGCCGGTTGCCGGACCAAATTCGCCGCGGCGCCGCAGTCGTATCTCGACAAGCCCAAGACTTCCAAGTTCAAAACTCCACCGCCGGCGGATGTGCCCGAAGGCACCATCTACACCTGTCCGATGCATCCGGAAGTTCGCCAGGTCGGCCCCGGCCCCTGTCCGATCTGCGGCATGGCGCTGGAGCCCGAGCTGGTGTCGCTGGACGACAAGCCAAATCCCGAACTCGCGGATATGTCACGCCGGTTCTGGATCGGGTTGATCCTCGCTGTGCCTGTGATCGCGCTGGACATGGGCGGGCATATTGTCGGAACGCATGGCTGGATCGGGCAAACGCTGTCGAACTGGATTCAGCTCGCGTTTGCGACGCCGGTGGTGATCTGGGCCGGCTGGCCGTTCTTCGTGCGCGGCTGGCAGTCGCTGATGACCCGCAACCTCAACATGTTCACGCTGATCGCGATGGGCACCGGTGTTGCTTATATCTACAGTCTTGCCGCTACCTTTGTGCCTGCGATGTTCCCGCCGGCCTTTCGCGGACACGACGGTGCGGTCGCGGTCTATTTCGAGGCAGCGGCGGTCATCACGATCCTGGTGCTGCTCGGGCAGGTGCTTGAGCTGCACGCGCGTGAGGCAACGTCGGGTGCGATCAAGGCGCTGCTCGATCTCGCGCCGAAGACCGCGCGCCGCGTCGATCTGTCGGGCGCGGACCACGACGTGGCGCTCGACGATGTGGCTGTCGGCGACCGGCTGCGGGTTCGCCCCGGCGAGAAGGTGCCGGTGGACGGCGTCATCGCCGAGGGCCGATCGTCGCTCGATGAATCCATGGTGACCGGCGAATCCATGCCGGTCAGCAAAGAGGCGGGCGCCAGCGTGATCGCCGGCACCATCAACCGGTCCGGCAGCTTCGTCATGCAGGCCGAAAAAGTCGGCCGCGATACGCTCTTGTCCCGGATCGTGCAGATGGTCGCGCAGGCGCAGCGGTCCCGCGCGCCGATCCAGCGTCTGGCCGATCAGGTGGCCGGCTGGTTCGTGCCCGCCGTGATCGCTGCGGCCGTTGTGGCATTCGCGGTCTGGGCCTTCGTCGGACCCGAGCCGCGTCTGGCGTTCGGCCTGGTTGCAGCGGTGAGCGTGCTGATCATCGCCTGCCCATGCGCGCTCGGACTCGCGACGCCGATGTCGATCATGGTGGGCGTCGGGCGTGGCGCGCAGGCCGGCGTCCTGATCAGGAACGCCGAAGCGCTCGAGCGCATGGAGAAGGTCGACACGCTGGTGGTTGACAAGACCGGCACCTTGACCGAGGGCAGGCCCAGGCTCGTTGCCATCGAGGCTGCGGAAGGTTTTCAGAAAGACGACCTGCTGCGTCTTGCCGCGAGCGTCGAGCGATCCAGCGAACATCCGCTGGCGGACGCCATCGTGGCCGCGGCAAGGCAACGCGATCTGCCGTTGAGCGCGGTGCAGGAGTTCGACGCTCCGGCTGGCAAGGGCGTGACCGGAAAGGTCGAGGGCAGGGCGGTGCTGATCGGTTCGGCATTGTTTTTGGAATCGCGCGGCGTTGCGGCGCAGGCCATGCAGGACCGGGCCGAACAACTGCGCGCCGGCGGCGCTACCGTCATCAACGTCGCCGTCGACGGGCGGCTCGCCGGTCTGCTCGCGATCGCCGATCCCGTTAAGCCGTCGACGCCGGCCGCCCTGAAAGCGCTGGCAGGCGACGGCATCAAGGTCATCATGCTGACCGGCGACAATCGCACCACCGCCAACGCGGTAGCAAAGCAGCTTGGCATCGCCGATGTCGAGGCGGATGTTCTGCCCGAGCAGAAGAGCGCCGTCGTCGCCCGACTTCAGAATGAGGGGCATGTCGTAGCGATGGCGGGAGACGGCATCAATGATGCGCCGGCGCTCGCCTTCGCCGATGTCGGCATCGCCATGGGCACCGGGACCGACATCGCCATGGAGAGCGCCGGCGTGACGCTGCTCAGGGGCGATCTCATGGGGATCGTTCGCGCCCGCCGTCTCTCCGAGGCGACAATGCGCAATATCCGGCAGAACCTGTTCTTCGCCTTCATCTACAACGCCGCCGGCATTCCGATCGCGGCCGGAGTTCTCTATCCGATCTTCGGCCTGCTGCTGTCCCCGATCGTGGCGGCGGCGGCGATGGCGCTGTCGTCGGTGAGCGTCGTCGGCAACGCGCTGCGGCTGCGCGCTGCAAGGCTTTGA
- the recQ gene encoding DNA helicase RecQ: MIATALEILKTVYGYDAFRGPQARIVAHVIGGDNAFVLMPTGGGKSLCYQIPAIARPGMGLVVSPLLALMADQVAALRQAGVRAAALNSDLPADERRALWRDIHGGSLDLLYVAPETLLRQAVLERLGQTRLSLIAIDEAHCLSQWGHDFRPSYRQLDALVGLFPDTPRMALTATADEPTRAEILSHLDIAETDAFIAGFDRPNIRYTIEEKDNPRAQLKDFLKRHKGESGIVYCLSKRKTEETAAWLRDQGYDALAYHAGMDRAAREANQMRFQHGEAVVMVATIAFGMGIDKPDVRFVAHIDLPGSIEAYYQETGRAGRDGLPSDALMLYGYEDIALRSRFIEQSDTPDPRKRMERQKLDALLGLAETAGCRRQVLLSYFGDDCEPCGNCDTCAEPPRLFDGTIAAQKALSCVYRTGERFGQAYIVDVLLGVENDRIAQFGHNRVSTFGIGTEHDNRTWRAILRQLIALRLVDVDLAGHGGLSITPAGRDFLRDKPTLMLRVPAAPRARRQKVARSAAQSAVTEADRDLFQALRQKRMDIARAQNVPPYVIFHDKTLIELAAARPASRAEMAKVPGVGDAKLDRYGPAFLAVIAEHA; the protein is encoded by the coding sequence ATGATCGCCACCGCCCTCGAAATCCTCAAGACCGTCTACGGCTATGATGCGTTCAGGGGGCCGCAGGCGCGCATCGTCGCGCATGTCATTGGCGGCGACAACGCCTTTGTGTTGATGCCGACGGGCGGCGGAAAGTCGCTCTGCTACCAAATCCCCGCCATCGCTAGACCCGGCATGGGACTTGTGGTGTCGCCGCTACTGGCGCTGATGGCCGATCAGGTGGCGGCCTTGCGGCAGGCGGGCGTGAGGGCGGCCGCCCTCAACTCGGATCTGCCGGCCGACGAGCGGCGCGCGCTGTGGCGCGACATCCACGGCGGCAGTCTCGATCTGCTCTACGTCGCGCCCGAGACGCTACTGCGCCAGGCGGTGCTGGAGCGGCTCGGCCAGACGCGGCTGTCGCTGATCGCCATCGACGAGGCCCATTGCCTGTCGCAGTGGGGACACGACTTCCGCCCTTCCTACCGCCAGCTCGACGCCCTTGTCGGGCTGTTTCCCGACACGCCGCGCATGGCGCTGACGGCGACGGCCGACGAGCCGACGCGCGCCGAAATCCTGTCGCATCTCGACATCGCCGAAACTGACGCCTTCATCGCCGGTTTCGACCGGCCCAACATCCGTTACACGATCGAGGAAAAGGACAATCCGCGCGCGCAACTGAAGGACTTCCTCAAGCGCCACAAGGGCGAGAGCGGCATCGTCTACTGCCTGTCCAAGCGGAAAACGGAGGAAACCGCCGCCTGGTTGCGCGACCAAGGCTATGACGCGCTCGCCTATCACGCGGGGATGGACAGGGCCGCGCGGGAGGCCAACCAGATGCGTTTCCAGCACGGCGAGGCGGTCGTCATGGTCGCGACCATCGCCTTCGGCATGGGCATCGACAAGCCGGACGTGCGCTTCGTCGCCCATATCGACCTGCCGGGCAGCATCGAGGCCTATTATCAGGAGACGGGCCGCGCCGGGCGCGACGGCCTGCCGTCCGATGCGCTGATGCTTTACGGTTACGAGGACATCGCGCTGCGCAGCCGCTTCATCGAGCAATCGGATACGCCCGACCCGCGCAAGCGCATGGAGCGCCAGAAGCTCGACGCGTTGCTGGGGTTGGCCGAGACGGCGGGCTGCCGCCGGCAGGTGCTGTTATCCTATTTCGGTGACGATTGCGAGCCATGCGGCAATTGCGACACCTGCGCCGAGCCGCCAAGGTTGTTCGATGGCACGATAGCCGCGCAGAAGGCGCTGTCGTGCGTCTACCGCACCGGCGAGCGCTTCGGGCAGGCCTATATCGTTGACGTGCTGCTCGGCGTCGAGAACGACCGCATCGCCCAGTTCGGCCACAATCGTGTTTCCACCTTCGGCATCGGCACCGAGCACGACAACCGCACTTGGCGGGCGATCCTGCGCCAGTTGATCGCGCTGCGCCTTGTCGACGTCGATCTGGCCGGCCATGGCGGCCTGTCGATCACGCCGGCCGGCCGCGACTTTCTGCGCGACAAGCCGACGCTGATGCTGCGGGTGCCGGCGGCTCCGCGCGCGCGGCGCCAAAAGGTCGCGCGCAGCGCGGCGCAGTCTGCCGTCACTGAGGCGGACCGTGACCTGTTCCAGGCGTTACGGCAAAAGCGCATGGACATAGCGCGCGCGCAAAACGTGCCGCCCTATGTGATTTTCCACGACAAGACGCTGATCGAACTGGCGGCGGCGCGGCCCGCGTCGCGCGCCGAGATGGCGAAGGTGCCCGGTGTCGGTGACGCCAAGCTCGACCGCTATGGCCCGGCCTTCCTGGCGGTGATCGCCGAGCACGCATGA
- a CDS encoding IS630 family transposase (programmed frameshift), translating to MPHPLSNDLRERVVAYVEAGNSCHGAAARFGTSVSFAVNLMRRWRETGRVDPRPRGGFRHGKLGQHRDFILATVAAESDITMPELAEKLAKAKGVKADPSNLSKFLISPAGSASKKTLRASEQDRPELVKARAEWKAGRQPIMRKQRERLIFIDETGTTTKMVRQRGRSLKGTRLNSKAPFGHWGTQTFVAGLKCDGLVAPWVIDAPMNRIIFETYVDTQLAPALRPGDVVILDNLSSHKSEKAEKAIRARGAWLLFLPPYSPDLNPIEMAFAKLKAHLRAAAARTIDALWKAIGNICALFSPQECSNYFKAAGYGFN from the exons ATGCCGCATCCTTTGTCGAACGATCTGCGTGAGCGTGTTGTTGCCTATGTCGAGGCGGGGAACTCGTGCCATGGGGCTGCTGCCCGTTTTGGGACTTCGGTATCTTTTGCGGTGAACCTGATGCGGCGCTGGCGGGAGACGGGTCGGGTCGATCCGCGTCCGCGTGGCGGGTTCCGGCATGGCAAACTCGGTCAGCACCGCGACTTCATTCTTGCGACAGTCGCGGCCGAGAGCGACATCACCATGCCTGAACTGGCGGAAAAACTCGCCAAGGCCAAGGGCGTCAAAGCAGACCCGTCGAACCTGTCGAAGTTCTTGAT ATCGCCTGCGGGCTCAGCTTCAAAAAAAACTCTGCGGGCCAGCGAACAAGACAGGCCTGAACTGGTCAAGGCTCGGGCCGAATGGAAAGCAGGCCGCCAGCCCATCATGCGCAAGCAGCGCGAGCGGCTGATCTTCATTGACGAAACCGGCACCACCACCAAGATGGTTCGCCAGCGTGGACGATCGCTGAAAGGAACGCGGCTGAACAGCAAGGCTCCATTCGGTCACTGGGGAACGCAGACCTTCGTAGCAGGCCTCAAGTGCGATGGCCTCGTCGCCCCCTGGGTTATCGATGCCCCAATGAACCGGATCATCTTCGAGACCTATGTCGACACCCAACTCGCGCCCGCCCTCAGGCCCGGTGATGTCGTCATCCTGGATAATCTCTCCAGCCACAAGAGCGAGAAGGCCGAAAAAGCCATCCGCGCACGGGGCGCGTGGCTCCTGTTCCTGCCGCCCTACAGCCCGGATCTCAATCCCATCGAAATGGCCTTCGCAAAACTGAAAGCTCATCTGCGAGCCGCCGCAGCCAGAACCATCGACGCTCTCTGGAAAGCCATCGGCAACATCTGCGCGCTCTTCTCTCCGCAAGAGTGCTCAAACTACTTCAAAGCCGCAGGATACGGATTCAATTGA
- a CDS encoding metal-sensitive transcriptional regulator yields the protein MRDNIKISCRKRLNRIEGQVRGLSRMVEEDRYCIDIVTQISAVRAALRRVEEEVLKDHVAHCVEHAITSGDKADQRRKITELMAVIERANR from the coding sequence ATGCGCGACAATATCAAGATATCCTGCCGGAAGCGCCTCAACCGGATCGAAGGTCAGGTGCGCGGCCTGTCCCGAATGGTGGAGGAAGACCGCTATTGCATCGACATCGTGACGCAGATCTCAGCCGTGCGCGCTGCGCTGCGGCGCGTCGAGGAGGAAGTGCTGAAGGATCACGTGGCGCATTGCGTCGAGCACGCGATCACAAGCGGCGACAAGGCCGATCAGCGCCGCAAGATCACCGAGTTGATGGCCGTCATCGAGCGGGCGAACAGGTAG